One Bacillota bacterium genomic window, ATGGATTTCCCGCACCCTGATGGCCCGACAAGCACGGTGTATTTCCCATCAGGAGCACAGAGATTCACCCCGCGAAGCACGTCCTCCTCGCCAAACCCTACTGCTACATCCCTTAAACTGACCTCCGCCATGAAGCACGCGCCTACCTTTCATCCTGCCGTGAGATCGCAATAAGGTAAGTAATACCACGCCCTGCTCAGGCCCACTCATAGCCATATACCCGCTATATGATTCGCTCCGTTGTTCTCTTATCAAAGACGTAGGTCTTATCACCCGGTAGCTCAAGCCATATGTCCCTGCCCGGAGCCGGCCTGAACCCCAGGAAATCCCTATCTCTTCGTACCTTCACTACCTGGCCCCCAACAATTATATCGATGACCCATTCGTTCCCCACATGCTCCAGGATGGCAATCCTGGAGCCAAACCCATATTCCCTGGCTCCAGATTCAGATTCAGATCCAGATCGGCAGGCCCCGTTCTCCTTTATGAGGATATGCTCCGGCCTGGCACCCACAACAACCTCCCTCGGGGCCGATATCTCAATAAGCCTGGCAGCCACAGGTGGGGGAAGGGGTATCCGGTAGTCAGCACCCACGAGATAAGTAACCCCACCCTCGGCCTCGAGGTGCCCGGAGAAAAAATTCATCGCAGGGGTCCCTATGAAGCCGGCGACAAATAGATTCCTGGGCTGGCGGTAGACCTCCTGGGGTGAGCCAACTTGCTGGATAACGCCGGCATCCATAACCACCACGTTGTCTCCGATGGCCTGCGCCTCTATTTGATCGTGAGTTACGTGCACGGAGGTTATCTGGAGGTCCTGCTGGAGCTTTCGGAGAAACGTCCTCATCTCCGCCCGGAGCGTTGCATCCAGGTTTGATAAAGGCTCATCCAGCAAGAGGACCTGGGGCTGGCGGATGAGGGCCCGACCGATCGCCGCCCTTTGCTGCTCACCGGCGGAAAGCTCCCTGGGGTATTGATCCAGATACTTCTCCAGGCGCAACATCCTTGCGATATCCTGGATCCTCTTCTCAATTTCATATTTCGGAACCCTCCGACTGCGGGCATTGAGGCAAAATGCGAGATTTTCGCGAATCGTCTTATGGGGGTAGAGGGCGTAGCTCTGGAAAACCATACCTATATCTCTATCCCCGGGGTAGACGTTATTTACCAACTTATCTCCTATCCATACCTCTCCTCTGGAAGGCTTCTCGAACCCCGCGATCATCCTCAGGGTCGATGTTTTCCCGCAACCGGATGGCCCGAGAAAAACGGTGAACTTTCTATCTTCTATGACCAGGTTGATCCCTTTTACAGCTTCCTCCCTGGCTCCTGGATATCTAAGGGCCAAATCCCGAAGTGTGATGCTAGCCACGCACCCGTCATCCTCCTTCCCGCTTCCCGTGATCCCCATGCGCGCCGATCTCTCGCTATTTGTTTCGCATCATGCTATTGGCCTCCATCATGCCGCGTTTAATTCATTCATTTCACACCACTAATTTAATTCATTTCATGCCGCCGAAGCTCAGCCCGCGGATGAGATACTTCCGGACGAATATCGTAAATATGATGACGGGGGAGAGGAATATCGTTGCGGCGGCTGTTATATTTCCCCAATCTATCCCGAAGAACGCATGAAATCCGCTAAGGGCAACCGGAGCCGTCACGGCCACCCTGTTAGTAAGAATAAGAGCCAGCATGAATTCATTCAGGGTCTGTATGAGGCAGAATACCGCAGTCGTGGCGATTCCAGCGGATACCAAGGGGAGGCTGACCTTGGAAAATACCTCGAACGGGGAGTAGCCGTCAAGCATGCCAGACTCCTCGAGGTCGCGCGGGACCTCATCAAACATCCCCTTCATAAGCCAGACCGTAAAGGAAATGTTGAATATACTGTAGATAAGGATCAAGGCAATGTGGGTATCGAGCAGGCCAAGGGCCCGGAATATCATATACATTGGGACTATGATCGCAATGACAGGCAGCATCCTTAGAGATAGCATCCAAAATAGCAGGTTCTCGCTCAAGCGTATGGGATATCTCGATAGCCCATACGCCGTAAGCGTCCCAAGGATAACTGAAAAGACCGAAGAAGCGACTGCAATGATTATGCTGTTCTTGAACCCCGTCATGAAGGGCGAGTGCAACACGAATGAATAGTAGCCCAGAGACGGTTTGAATATGAACTTCGGAGGTATCGCCAGTATCTCAACCCTGGTTTTAAAGGAGGTAAGAAATAGCCACAACAACGGAAAGACGAATATCGCGGTCACCAATATCGTAAGAAGGTAAATCAACACCGTGCGAAAGTTGACATTCCTCATCCTCGCTTCTCCCCCCTCAAGATATAGCCTTTTGCGATTGGGGCTTCCCCTTTATCACTTTCATAAGTATGGTTACTATGATATTCACGATAATAACCATGACCCAGGACAGGGCTGCAGCCTTACCGATCTGGAAGAACTGGTAGCCATATTTATAGGCTGCAAGCGATAAAGTCTGAGTGCTATTGCCGGGACCTCCACCGGTCAGGATGTATACCAGGTCGAACATCCTGAAGGAATCTATTGTTCGCAACAGTGTTGCAAGAAGTATAGAAGGCTTGAGGTATGGGAGGGTTATCTTCCTGAATTGGAGCCAGCTCGATGCCCGGTCCAGGCTCGCGGCCTCATATTCCTCAACTGGAACGGTCTGGAGCCCCGCGAGTATTATCAGGACCATGAACGGCGTCCACTGCCATACATCCACAAGAATTATCGATGGCAACGCGAGGGCGCGGCTTGTGAGCCAGCTTACAGGCCCGGTCCCCACGAGCGACAAGAACCAGTTGATTATGCCGAATTGGGAATCGTACATAAACTTCCAGAAGTATCCTAAGACCAGCGGAGATAGCATCATCGGGATGAAAATCAGCAGCTGAAACAGGCCAAACCCCTTCCAGCGCCTGTTTAAAAGGATCGCGATAACCATGCCGAGCACCAGCTCTATGCTGACCGTGGACGCGACGATTATAAGGGTATTCAGGGCTGAAATCCAGAAATCCGGGTCCTTGAGAAGAAAGGCGTAATTGCCAAGGCCGACGAACTTCGCCCCTCCCCCAGTCAGGGTGTAATCAAACAGGCTTATATAGAGCGAGTAAATTAGAGGGAATATGGTCAGTGCTATAAGATAAGCGACCGTTGGCACATACAGGATGGCTTGAAGCATACGCATCTGAGCCCCTTCCCGGATGGACTCTTTTGATGGCACCCTTTGCTCTAAAGCAGCACCGGAGCTAATAGTAATCGCCCCTTTCTATCCTCATGTATATCCGGTATACCCGGGCGGGGCCCCCGGAGCAAACCCGGCCAGGCTTTCAGCTCATTCAAGCGGTTCCAAGGCATGCGTTTGGAGGCCCCCAAGTTCCGGTCCGCCTTCATATTTCCTAAGTTCCTAATCCACTATTTAGTCATTTTTAGGCTTATACTGCCTGTTGGAGTCGTAAATGGAATCCAGTATCTTGGCTGCATGGTCCAGGGCTTCCTTCGCGCTCGCCCTGCCGCTATAGACCAGGTTCAACTCCTTCTGGATGGTATCGAGCAACTCAGCATATGGCGGGATATTCCAGAAATCGCGCACATATGGGATCGAGTCCGCAAAAGCGCGATTCCAGGGATTGCTAGCCCTGTTGGCCTCCATCATATCCTTCCTCGACGAGAAGAATGATGCCTCTGGTATGCTGAGGAGCCTTTGCTGCGTCTCCTTGGAAACGAACCACAGCATGTACTGCCAGGCTTCCTTCTTATTCTTGGAATACCGGTTGATGCCCATGCCCTGGCACCCATACATGGCCACCCGGCCCTTTGGGCCCGCTGGCAACGGTGCGAACCCGATCTTGCCAACAACCTTAGATATGGCTGGATTGTCCATCAGCCCTCCGACCAGGTTCCACTCCTCGCAGAGGGCAACCTTGCCCTGGGTCAGAGCGTTCAGCTTCTCGTCCATTTGATAGTTCGGCGTGTCCGGGGCGGCAAGCCCCTCCTTGTAGAACGATGCAAAGAACTCCAGGGATTCAATATTCTGCTTGCTGTTGACGACACCCTCAGCCTTCCACTCGTCCTCGTCCCACAGCGAGCCTCCCCAGCTCCACATCATCGGGAAGTAGTCCATGGATATGAAGTCTGCAGTGCGCGATGCAGAGAATGTGGTGCCATACATGCGCGGGGGATCATTGAACTTCTTTGCAAGCTCCTTATACTCGTACCACGTCTTCGGTGGCGTCGGAATGAGGTCCTTGCGGTAGAACAGGATCTGGGCATTCAAGCTCCAGGGAAGGCCGTAGACCGGGGCCTTCTTAGCAGCCTCGTAGTCCTTCTTGACAAATAGCTGTTCCTCATTGTTAGGATAGGTCATGAGGCGTAAACACACTTCCGGGATGAATGTATCCACGGAAACGGGACAGCCCGGCGCCTGCAGGTATTCCTTCGTATCAAGCCTCTCGAGGCCTTGAGCCGCCACATACCCGCCAAGCCACTGGGAGTCGTAGTTTATGATATCGTAATATGGACTCTTGCCTGCGAGTTCCTGCTTCGCCTTTTGTTCGCAGAAGGCATAGGGCAGAGCCTCGACCACGACCTTGATGCCCGTCTTGGGGGTGAAATACTGGTCGGCGAGCTTCTGCTCTATCGTAGCCTGAGGCCAGTTCAGCGTGAGAATGTGCAACACTTTTCCGCTCGCTCCAGCATTGACGCTGATCGCCATTAAGCACACGAGGGTCAACATGACTATAATGTAGGAAAGACGTTTCATAGTTACGCATTACCTCCCTGATACTAAAGTAGTTTTAGCCTCCTTCTAGCATCGAACCCGAGAGATAATGAAACCCAGCATTGCCTTTCGTCCCTAAATCCCTGCAAGACCCGATCATCTACCCTATGATCTACCCCCTTTACCCGGATATCCTTGAATCGCGTCCTTGACTTATTGAATCCCACCTCCTGCCATGTTGAGAACTCTTCTAATACTGTTCATTTTGCACACACTACGTCGAGAGGGAGGCCGTACGCCAATGTGCCGTTAGCGTTCATAAAGATATCATCGTCAAGCGTAAGTCCGAGATCAGCGCCGTCGGTGACAGCACCACGCACATTCCTGACCTTCACCGAATCCCCCATATTGGCGACCGTTATGCCCGCAGCGAGGAGCTTCTCATAGAGCTCGTTATCGGGCACTGTGTGGGCGAGGACCACGGTATCAATGGCCAGCTTCGTCCGCCTGAATTTGTTATCCTCGACAACGACCTCCCCTTCGCCTATCTCCCTTACGATCGTGCTGGTGAATATCTTCGCAGGTATCTCGATCGTCCGGCCCTTCAACCCCTCACCATTACTTCCTGCGAGCCTCTTCATCAAAACGTCCCTGTGAATGGGCTCAAGGTTTGAAGCGAATTCACGGGCCTCGGTCACCACCGTCACCTCTTTGCCCTGGAAGGCCAGCATCTCCGCTGTGTCGGCGGCAGCGAAGTGATCTCCCCATACAAGCACCCTCTGCCCGGTCTCGACCGGCGGCTCCTTGTCGGTGGGGTGATACTCGCAAGTAGTCTTGTTGCACCCCATGACATCCTCAAATGTCACTGCCCTGTCGATGCCGGGTATGTCGGGCCTCAAGGTCCTGGCTCCGGTCCCGCAAAGCACCACATCGAAGTCCTTTACATCATCAGGGCCCGCTACCTCCCTGCGCAGCTGAACATCGACGTTGAGCTTCTCGAGTTGCCGGCGTATCCAGTCCATGTACCATTTCATCTTTTGCTTGCCGGGCACCATGCAACAATATCTCATTGCGCCGCCTAGCTCGCCGTCCTTCTCGAATATCGTAACCTTGTGCCCGCGAATCGTCGCGACCCTAGCGGCCTCCATGCCCGCCGGGCCACCTCCTATGATGGCCACCCTGAGGCTCTTCCGGGCCGGCTTCATGTTGAGGAAGCGCATGTCACCGACCGCAGGATTTATAGCGCATCGCATTTCGCGCTTGATCATCAGGGACTCCTGCCAGCACCCGACCAGGCACGATATGCACTTACGGATCTCCTTCGTCTCTCCCGCTTTTGCCTTGTTCGCCCAGTAAGGATCGGCAACCAATTGACGGGAGAGGCCGACCATGTCCGTCTTGCCTTCCCGAATGATCCTATCGCAATACTCAGGATCTCGAAGTGTGTGACTCGTGATGACAGGGATCTTAACCACGCTCTTGATCGCTTCTGCGCTATAAGTGTTCCATCCCTGCGGGTAATACATGGGATCCATTGTGGGGCCGGGGACATCGAATATGCCCGCGCTTATATCGAGAGCAGCAACTCCCGCCTCCTCGAACATCTTGGCCACCTTCTTGCTCTCCTCTATATCGCGGCCCCCTTCGATCCACTCGTCGCCCGAGTAGCGGATCAGCACGGGGAAGTCGTCACCGCACTTCTCCTTGATGCGAGCTATGATCTCGAGCGGGAACCTCATCCTGTTTCGCAGCGAGCCACCAAAGCGATCATGGCGTTTATTGGTGTAGGGGCTCATGAACTGGGCGATGAGGTAGCCATGGGCTCCATGGAGCTCGACAGCGTCGAACCCCGCCTGTTGCACCCGCCATGCAGCCTCGGCGAACTTTTCTATCAGGTCGTAGATTTCCTCCACAGTCATGGCACGGGCTATCTTGCCCTTTCTCTGTCCTCCAGCATAGACCACCTCATGGCCTGCTGAGCCGGGGAGATCGCTGATCATATCGCTGCACGATACCTGACCATAGCGCGGCACGGCCGCCTGGCGGCCTGGATGCTGGATCTGCACGGCGCACTTCGCCCCGAAGCGCTGCATTGCAGATGCGAGACGATGCAGGCCTGGGATGTAGATATCGCTGTCCACGGAAATGCAAGTCACCGTGGGACGGCCGGTTTCCTTATCGGGCGTTGAGGCCCCGACGATAATGAAACCCGTCCCTCCCTTCGCCACTTCAGCGTGATAGGCGATGACTCGCTCGTTGATGCCGCCGTCCGCGTCGGCGGAGCTTATGTCGGTTGGGACATGAACTATCCGATTTTTAATCATAACATTTCCAATCTTGATTGGTTGAAAAAGATTGGGAAAATACATATTATCCATATCTATCTCATTCCCTCCCGAATGATACGAATGGTAATGGCACTATGGCAGTGTCTTCAACTTGAGCCATATTTAGAATCCTCTAGAGTCAGCCTATCGATCCTATCGATCTGGCTCAGACGCCCGGGGCCCGCCTTCCGCCTCCCTCCTGAGACATTCCTCCATGATGGCCTCGGTCGCTGTCGCGCCGAACCTGGTGCAACCGGCGGCCCTTACCTGTATCGCCGCCTCGAGCGTCCTCACCCCGCCCGCGGCCTTGATTTTCACCTTCGGGCTGACCGAGCGCCTCATGAGCTCGATGTCTGGTATCGTCGCGCCACCTGGTCCGAAACCCGTCGATGTCTTGACATAATCAGCACCTGCCCGCTCGCAAATCTGGCAAGCCATCACCTTCAACTCATCCGTCAGGTAGCAGTTCTCGAGGATAACCTTAACCACGACCCCGCGGGCGTGCGCCATCTCAACGATCGCCTTGATCTCCCTCTCTATATAATCATAATCGTGCGAAAGCAACTTCCCGATGTTTAGAACCATATCGATTTCAACTGCGCCGTTTTTTATCGCCTCCTCAGCCTCAAAAAGCTTGGTTGCAGTAGTGTGGGCTCCATGGGGGAACCCAATAACCGTGGTAACCAGGACATCACTGTCTTTCAGGAGTTCCTTCGCCCGGGTCACATCGCTCGGCCGGACACACACCGAGGCTACGTTGTACTTCTTTGCAATCTCACAACCTTTAACTATATCATCGTCTGTAAGATTCGGCCGCAAGAGAGAGTGGTCGATCATCTCGGCTATCTCCCGGCAGCTGACTTCCTGCATAGCACAACGCCATCCTTTCTCTTCTCTCTATGTGCCATGTGTCTAAGCTAGGGATTCGTGACTTCCCGCCGTTCTCGAATCCATCACCAGACAGCAACGCGCCCGGCGAAGCGGCGGTTAAATAATAGACAATTATTCATCTTTTTAGAACTGAATACGATATTGACATGTAATGCGGGTATCCTGGTACGGACATCATACTCATCATTTATATCATGCTTATCCTGATACCAGGTTACCATTGGCATATATTCCAGTCAACGCATTGTGCGGGCCATGGACTCCTAAAAAGTCCCGAATAGTACTGGTACAGGGCAAATCGGGGATATGTTCGAACCCCTTTTGATTCTTCAGCCTATACGATCCTGGAAGGCGTTGATTCCAAAAATGATCACTTAAAAAGCCTTTAACGCGAAAAGCCTTTGGCGAGTACACAGCGCATACTCAACGCGTAGATATTGGCAACCGATACGAAGCCTTGTAGATATACATCCTTCCCACGGTACACGAAGCGGGGGGATGTAGCGGGCAGGCCTTTCGCCTCTGGCCCTGCCAGCTCACACCCCGCCCACGCGCGCATTTCATAGAATTCCTCCAGATTTGCTGCCGGTTATTCGTCGACTCAAGACATCCGTCAACCTAAGACACTCCTGGTCACATCAACATACTGCTTTACCTTCTGCAATGCTTTATCAGCCGAATCGATTACAGACCCCTCTATACGAATTGTATAATCCACCCGCCCGTCGCAGGTAGCCTTTATCCACTCTACCTGTTGGCGCATGCTCTCCTCTGTGGCCATTTGAATATCAGACGCGGGATCCAAACATATCTCAATCGCAATGTCCGGACCGAAGACTTCAACGGCTGCATTTAGATCAGTCCATGGACCTCTATGAAACATGCGTAAATTAGGGATCTCCTTGATGTACCTCATTAAGTCGGTTGTATTACCACAGCTATGCCAGTATGCGATGCCGCCGTGAAATGCGCTGAGCCTTTGTTCTGATGGTAAGACGAAGTCCCTATACATACCGGGCGATAAGAGAGGACAATTGACCTCATCATTATAGAGATTCCCAGGCTGGATCAGCGTCTTCATAAACTTGAAACGCTCCCTGGTCCACTCCATCCGGCATTCAGCAATAAAATTTATAAGCTCTCTTACAAAAGACGGCCGATCGTACATATCCATGACTATCCTGTCCATGCCTCTCAGGTGCAACGCTACAGCGAAGGGGCTACGGCCCCATTCGGGAAAGGCCACTGTAAAATCCTCATCGAGCAGCTCTCCGATGCCGCTATAAAGCCTGTGAGCGACGGGCATCAGCCCGCTCTTATAAAAATCCGGCCTGGGAAGACGAGCTAAATCAGATTCGTCGTTTATAACTGGTTTTTTCCCAATCCAGGGATCTGCTCCAGGCTCGAAAACTACCTCCACGCCAAAGAAACTAGGCTCAAATGGGACGCCAAGCCAAATGGGAACGACCTTGCCAGCGCAGGCATCATCATCAAAGTTTCTAAAGCGAAACAGCATCATCCTTAGCTGGCTTTCCAAGTAAACCGCCGGATCATTGTAATATTCTTTCAAATCAAAGCCAAGAATCCTCGACCACATGGAATTCTCACAATCGGCGTAAAAGGGCGCCTTACGGCTCCCCCTCTTTGGAATGCCACGCCAGTGGTCTCTAGCATCTCCCTCCTGTTTTTCCCAAAAAGCAATCCTTCTTTCATTCTCAGGGCTTTCGACGATCGTACGAACT contains:
- a CDS encoding ABC transporter ATP-binding protein; the protein is MASITLRDLALRYPGAREEAVKGINLVIEDRKFTVFLGPSGCGKTSTLRMIAGFEKPSRGEVWIGDKLVNNVYPGDRDIGMVFQSYALYPHKTIRENLAFCLNARSRRVPKYEIEKRIQDIARMLRLEKYLDQYPRELSAGEQQRAAIGRALIRQPQVLLLDEPLSNLDATLRAEMRTFLRKLQQDLQITSVHVTHDQIEAQAIGDNVVVMDAGVIQQVGSPQEVYRQPRNLFVAGFIGTPAMNFFSGHLEAEGGVTYLVGADYRIPLPPPVAARLIEISAPREVVVGARPEHILIKENGACRSGSESESGAREYGFGSRIAILEHVGNEWVIDIIVGGQVVKVRRDRDFLGFRPAPGRDIWLELPGDKTYVFDKRTTERII
- a CDS encoding carbohydrate ABC transporter permease, which codes for MRNVNFRTVLIYLLTILVTAIFVFPLLWLFLTSFKTRVEILAIPPKFIFKPSLGYYSFVLHSPFMTGFKNSIIIAVASSVFSVILGTLTAYGLSRYPIRLSENLLFWMLSLRMLPVIAIIVPMYMIFRALGLLDTHIALILIYSIFNISFTVWLMKGMFDEVPRDLEESGMLDGYSPFEVFSKVSLPLVSAGIATTAVFCLIQTLNEFMLALILTNRVAVTAPVALSGFHAFFGIDWGNITAAATIFLSPVIIFTIFVRKYLIRGLSFGGMK
- a CDS encoding sugar ABC transporter permease; the encoded protein is MRMLQAILYVPTVAYLIALTIFPLIYSLYISLFDYTLTGGGAKFVGLGNYAFLLKDPDFWISALNTLIIVASTVSIELVLGMVIAILLNRRWKGFGLFQLLIFIPMMLSPLVLGYFWKFMYDSQFGIINWFLSLVGTGPVSWLTSRALALPSIILVDVWQWTPFMVLIILAGLQTVPVEEYEAASLDRASSWLQFRKITLPYLKPSILLATLLRTIDSFRMFDLVYILTGGGPGNSTQTLSLAAYKYGYQFFQIGKAAALSWVMVIIVNIIVTILMKVIKGKPQSQKAIS
- a CDS encoding sugar ABC transporter substrate-binding protein, whose translation is MKRLSYIIVMLTLVCLMAISVNAGASGKVLHILTLNWPQATIEQKLADQYFTPKTGIKVVVEALPYAFCEQKAKQELAGKSPYYDIINYDSQWLGGYVAAQGLERLDTKEYLQAPGCPVSVDTFIPEVCLRLMTYPNNEEQLFVKKDYEAAKKAPVYGLPWSLNAQILFYRKDLIPTPPKTWYEYKELAKKFNDPPRMYGTTFSASRTADFISMDYFPMMWSWGGSLWDEDEWKAEGVVNSKQNIESLEFFASFYKEGLAAPDTPNYQMDEKLNALTQGKVALCEEWNLVGGLMDNPAISKVVGKIGFAPLPAGPKGRVAMYGCQGMGINRYSKNKKEAWQYMLWFVSKETQQRLLSIPEASFFSSRKDMMEANRASNPWNRAFADSIPYVRDFWNIPPYAELLDTIQKELNLVYSGRASAKEALDHAAKILDSIYDSNRQYKPKND
- a CDS encoding FAD-dependent oxidoreductase, which produces MDNMYFPNLFQPIKIGNVMIKNRIVHVPTDISSADADGGINERVIAYHAEVAKGGTGFIIVGASTPDKETGRPTVTCISVDSDIYIPGLHRLASAMQRFGAKCAVQIQHPGRQAAVPRYGQVSCSDMISDLPGSAGHEVVYAGGQRKGKIARAMTVEEIYDLIEKFAEAAWRVQQAGFDAVELHGAHGYLIAQFMSPYTNKRHDRFGGSLRNRMRFPLEIIARIKEKCGDDFPVLIRYSGDEWIEGGRDIEESKKVAKMFEEAGVAALDISAGIFDVPGPTMDPMYYPQGWNTYSAEAIKSVVKIPVITSHTLRDPEYCDRIIREGKTDMVGLSRQLVADPYWANKAKAGETKEIRKCISCLVGCWQESLMIKREMRCAINPAVGDMRFLNMKPARKSLRVAIIGGGPAGMEAARVATIRGHKVTIFEKDGELGGAMRYCCMVPGKQKMKWYMDWIRRQLEKLNVDVQLRREVAGPDDVKDFDVVLCGTGARTLRPDIPGIDRAVTFEDVMGCNKTTCEYHPTDKEPPVETGQRVLVWGDHFAAADTAEMLAFQGKEVTVVTEAREFASNLEPIHRDVLMKRLAGSNGEGLKGRTIEIPAKIFTSTIVREIGEGEVVVEDNKFRRTKLAIDTVVLAHTVPDNELYEKLLAAGITVANMGDSVKVRNVRGAVTDGADLGLTLDDDIFMNANGTLAYGLPLDVVCAK
- the deoC gene encoding deoxyribose-phosphate aldolase, giving the protein MQEVSCREIAEMIDHSLLRPNLTDDDIVKGCEIAKKYNVASVCVRPSDVTRAKELLKDSDVLVTTVIGFPHGAHTTATKLFEAEEAIKNGAVEIDMVLNIGKLLSHDYDYIEREIKAIVEMAHARGVVVKVILENCYLTDELKVMACQICERAGADYVKTSTGFGPGGATIPDIELMRRSVSPKVKIKAAGGVRTLEAAIQVRAAGCTRFGATATEAIMEECLRREAEGGPRASEPDR